The Bacillus sp. NEB1478 genome contains the following window.
ATTAGCACGTCAAATTCATTCTTTTCGGATTCATAAAAACTTCCGGATCCTTTAAACAGGTTATCAATCTGTGTTTTCTTGATCGTCCCTTTCAGTTTAGAAGCATAAACATTACGTGGGGCTGAATTCTTTGAAACATATAGTGCAGTTAAACCTTGATTGATAAGATTCACAAGAAGGTTTACAGCCATCACAGATTTTCCAGTTCCCGGTCCGCCCTCGATTACCATTACTCTCTTCTTACTTGTTTTAATACTCTCGAGAGCTAAATGATAGGCATCTTCATAAAATACCTTCTGCTCATCAATAAGTACAAACTCTTGGTTCCCTTTAAGCAAGCTTGCAAGAGAATCTTGTAAGGACTTGGATGGGCGAATTTTACCATGCTCAATCTGATAGATCAATTGGTTACGGTCACCGTAACGAACGTACTTTTTTATAAAATCTCTTAATCTCTGAATTTCACCTTTTGCAAAAACAGGTGCTTTATCAAGATGCTCCACGTAATGGGGATCCATCAGCGGGTCATTTTCTAACTTTCGATAATTATGTAAATAGGCACATGGATTCAACACAATATGCTGATCTTGTACGTTCTGGTTAAAATCTTGAATCAAAGCTGCATATGACCATGCCTGATAAGAAGGATGTGTTACGGTTCGCTCACTTCCTCCAAGATAGGTAGACACAAGCGCATCCTTAGAGGTTACCTTTTCAACCTTTGACCACTGTTTCAATTCAACAATTACAACATGATCCTGAATGCCGTCATGCCCCGCTATCAAGAAATCCACTCGTTTAGAAGTATTAGGAATCTTAAATTCTATAGCAACAGATGTATCATCAGGAATCTCCTTATCCTGCATGACATTCGACATGCGATGGAGTGAATTCTCCCAAGAGTTAATTTCACTTTTAGAAGTCCGACCAATTTTCTTTTGATATGACTCGTAAAGACGTTCAACGAGGAGCTCGTTCGTAACATCTGAAATAAATTCAGTTTTTGTCGCTTCGTAAATGATCAAGTTGGTGTCACCTCATTAGGGAGTCTAGTGAATATATTTTATCACTTATTGTAAGAGGTAGTAGAAGAAATAGATTCAAAAATATGTAAATTAATTTTATTAATAGAGTATATAGGATTAGATATCACTCTTACTTTAAAGGAAGCAGTAGACAGTAGGACCGTACATGTTGTATTAAATCTCACCGTTAGTCTAGTTAACACACTATTATCTATTTTTAAGAATTGAGTTTACACTTGTATCGTATTATTTTTAAGTTTGTCTCAATTCACACAATAATATTAGGATAATAGACGAATTAATAAATAAATCGTATAGGGGCTTACTAATAAAATAGAAGTATAGAGACCTGGTGTATATGTCTTTAGTAAGAAGGTTTGTAAGATGTGGGCGATATTGTGTACTAATACAAATATTAAAAAAGAAAGATATAGTGTAGAACTCCATGAACTATCTAAAGTAATATTCTTAATAAAAGTTATAGTTGATATTGTTAAAAAAATAAAAACATCTCTTTTAGCAAATGAATAGGAATTAATATTCCAAAACTTCCAAACTTGTTTTATCATCCAGCTGTTTGTATCTTTTATTTTACTTTCGGTTCTCATAGACCACTTTTCAACAACTATAATTTCCTCAAAATCATGTAACATAAATATTACAACAAATAACCAAAGTGCATTATATAACTCGAGAGTGAACACTATTCATTTCTCCTCGCTTATAAAATGATTTTATATTTTAGAAAACCATTTTTTGAGTATCACAAAGCCTTATTTTTTGTCTCTTTTAGTTTCGGACCAATACGGGTAATCCTCTGTACGAGCAGTTATTCGTGCAACCTCTTCTCCCATTAACTTTTCTACTATGTATAGTGACATATCAATTCCAGCAGACACTCCTGCAGATGTCAAAATATTACCTTGATCCACAAAACGAGTATTTTTCACAATTTCAATTTCTTCATATTTAGATTTCATATAATCAACTGCAAACCAATGTGTTGTTGCCTTCTTACCAGATAATAAGCCAGATTCTGCTAATAAAATTGCACCTGAACAAACTGAAGCAACCATTTTACCTGACTTATGAAAATCGGAAATCCAATTGAGGATCTCTTTATTTTTAGCAACCTCTTTAATTGAGAATAAGGGCCCTCCTGGTACAATCACTATATCAAATTGATCATCAACATTTTCAAAACTATAGTCAGGTTTGACTTTTAGACCATTATTGGATGTAATAAGGTCTCCGAATTGTGAGAATGTTTTAACAATAAAGGGCTTTTCTTTTTTATTGAAGCCTTTCATTAGTAACTGTGGTACATCTTTTTCCTCGTAAACAGAAAGAGTAAATACTTCATATGGACCTGCATAATCAAGTACATCCACACCCTCATAAAGTAGTATCCCTACATTCCATTGCGTTTTTATCATATTTATCCCTCCTCTAAATAAAAACCGAACGGTCTCTTTTGGTTAAAAAATTATTTTTTGATGCATAACTCTATATATTGTTTTAATTGATTTATATATTTTTGGACATAAACACTATTATTAAACAATTTCCCCATCATAATATTTCCCTCGAAGGCTGAGGATAAAAAAATTGCAGCATCCTCAATATTTAGATCCGGTCTAAACTCACCAGATACAATACCCTCTTTAAGTATAGATTTTAAGAATCTTAACCATTCATTCATTGCCTCTTGAGCTCTTTTGTGTAAAAGTGGATGTGTATCATCTGTGTCGATAGCTGTGTTTAAAAGAGGGCATCCTCCCTCAAGTGGTGGTTCTTTATCAATATTAGAATACACAGATAACACTGAGATTAACTTGTCCTCAGCTGACTTGTTTCCAGCTATCGCTGCTCTATATCTATCTCGTAACACACCAATAGCATACTCAAAAGCTTCCAATGCTAGTTCATCTTTATTCTTAAAGTGCCTGTAAATCCCTCCTTTTTCAAGACCAGTAGCATTCATAATATCTGACATAGAAGATCCCGTGAACCCTTGCTGATTAAAGATTACTGCTGATTTTCTTAAAATCATTTTTCTAGTTTCTTTTCCTTTACTCATAAAAAAACCTCACTTTTGAAACCGAACGTTCTCTTTTATGGTAATTCGATTGTAAAAATTAGTCAATAGTTTTATCCTATTCATTTTTTTTAAAAAACTCATATAGATATATCACGGTAAATCGTATTAAAAGTAAACTATAATCACTTATTCGTCATTCATAAAAAAGTACCCAGAACAATACACCGTTCTGGATACTTTTTTCTTTTATTATCTATGCAGTTTTCAATTGTTTTTTATCCAAACGATGACTTAGGAAAGTGAGAAGACTTGCACAGATTGCAACCAAACCACCGACCCATGTTACATTCATTAAATTTCCTTGATGGTAAACCATTCCGCCTAATGCTGAACCAAAGGCGATGCCGACATTGCTTGCGACTGGCATGAGTGAAGCTGCGAGTCCTTTTGCTTGCGGCTGATAAATACCGGCAAGATCTATCAGATAAAGCTGGGTAGAAGTTGTTAATAGGATAGCCATTAACGACATCAAGCCAATGTTAACCAATCCAATAATAAAATGATTTGTCGTCCAATACAAAGTGAACAAAACGATTGCTTGTACAAGAAAAACAAACCGAAGCCGGCCGATCGCATTGTGACTGGCGATTTTTCCAGCGAGAATGTTGCTGAAGATGGAAATGAATCCATAGGCAAACAAAATCAAACTAATTGAACGGCTTGGTGCTTCCATTTCTTTTAGAATCGGAACAAGATACGTAAACACCGCATAGGTCGCTCCAAATCCAAGAGAAGGAATGAAAAATGCCATTAAAATCCGCGGGTGTGTCAACAAAGAAAATTGATCACGCATCGAACTGCGATGCTGACTTTTCATATGTGGCAATTGAAAGTAAGAGGCCAAAAAGGCGATAACACCAAATACGGTTGTTAACATAAAGGTTGCATTCCAGCCGTACCATTCAGCGATAACTGTGCCAATCGGTACGCCAACAACATTTGCCATTGTAAAACCACCGAAAACAAATGAAATCGCAAGTCCACGTTTCTCAGGTGGCATCGTTTCACTTGCAACGATCATAGCAAGAGAGATTAAGACTCCTGTCACAATGGCGGTTACCATCCGAAGTGAAAGAAGTATGGTATAGCTCGTTGAAATCACACATAAAGCATTCAGGATGATGAACGCTCCTATTAAAAACAACATCCATTTTCGCTTTGGAAAATGACTTGTTGCTGACATCACGATTGGTGTGGCAATGGCAAAAGTAATAGCAAACGCTGAAACAAGCGTACCAGCTTTTGCGTTAGTAATATGAAGACCAGAGGAAATATCGGTTAAGATTCCGACGATAACAAATTCGCTAGTCCCGAGTACAAATGTTAGTAAAGTAAGGGTTGAGATAAGCAGCCAATGCCGTTTGGATAATTCTGTGTCGTGCATAAATACCTCTTTTCTAGATGCAGGGAATAAATATAAGCAATTTAAATATCATACCACAAAAAAATTTTAAGAGGAAAATCCTTGTTTTCCCAGCAGACTTTGGTCTTGATTTCACAAATATACACATTCCCATTTATAAAAAATTGTGCTGTAATAGGGACAGAACAATAATTCATCCAGTTCTAAGTAGTTATAGAAGTGAGGATATACGATTGAAAAAATTTAAGAAGTTTTACTTAGAGATCACAAGCATATGTAATCTCGCATGTCATTTCTGCCCGCCCACTGAACGGCAGAAACAGTTCATTTCTTTAGAGGATTTTTCTAAGAGGTTGGACCAGATCAAACCTCATACAGATTTTATATATTTGCATGTAAAAGGTGAGCCGCTGCTGCATCCTAAAATAGATCAGTTATTAGATTTAAGTCATGAAAAAGGATTTAAAGTTAATATTACGACCAATGGAACACTGATTAATAAAAATAGACACAAATTATTAAACAAACCAGCACTTAGACAGATGAATTTTTCCCTTCATAGCTTTGATGGCCATGTCGGTACGAGTTCTACGGATAAGGAAGGCTATGTGAGGAGCGTTCTTTCTTTTATTAAAGAAGCAACGAGTCAATCAGAGCTGATTGTTTCACTAAGGCTATGGAACCTCACGCCTGACAATGCTACGAACCTTGAAAAACAGCGAAATCGCGAACTGCTCGAAATCATTGAAAATGAATTTAGCCTAGATTATAAAATTGAGGAAAAGATTACTCCAGGAAGCGGCATTAAACTTGCTGACCGTATCTTCATCAATCAGGATTATGAGTTTAAGTGGCCTGCACTGCATGAGGAAGAAGATGATGGAAAAGGGTTCTGTTATGGTCTTCGAAATCAAGCGGGTATTTTGGCAAATGGAACGGTTATCCCTTGCTGTTTAGACGGTGAAGGTGTTATTAACCTTGGAAATATTAATGATGCTCACTTTGCTGATATTATCGAAGGCGATCGAGCAAATAACCTTGTAGATGGGTTTTCACGAAGAGAAGCGGTAGAGGAATTATGCAGGAAATGCGGTTATCGCAAAAGGTTTGGAAAATAAATAGTTACTTAAATTAGTTTGAATTAAGGCGGAATCTCTCCTTTTAAACTTGAAAACATGTTCATTTTTTGGTCAGCATTCGAATAAGATGTTCATACACTAGACATGAAGGGCAGGGCTAATCCTGTCTTTTTCTATTGGCACAAAACTTGCATCTTTGTCAGGTGGGAGGGATGATGATGAACATTCAAGAGTGTAAGGCTATTGTAACAGGCGGCGCTTCTGGACTTGGGGAGGCAACAATCAGGAGAATTATTGAAAATGGCGGTCAGGCAGTTATTTTTGACCTTTCTGAAGAGCGTGGAAAAAGTTTAGCAAATGAGCTTGGTTCAGCTGTTTCTTTTGTGAAAACGGATGTGACGAACGAAGAAAGTGTAAAGAAATCAATCGATGCAGCAATCAATCAGATGGGTTCTATTAATGCCGCGGTAAACTGTGCTGGAATCGGTATTGCTGAAAAAGTGCTTGGAAAAAAAGGGATGCACAGTCTGGATCTTTTTTCGAAAGTAATTTCAGTCAACCTGATCGGTACGTTTAATGTTTGCCGCCTCGCCGCAGAAAGTATGATGCAAAACTCGGAAAATGCAAATGGTGAAAGAGGCGTTATTGTTAATACGGCTTCTGTGGCTGCATTTGAAGGGCAGATTGGCCAGGCTGCCTATAGCGCATCAAAAGGCGGAGTTGTCGGGCTGACACTTCCGCTTGCAAGGGAGTTTGCCAGATTTGGCGTGCGGGTGATGACAATAGCACCAGGACTTTTTCATACACCAATGTTTGAAATGCTGCCTGAAGAGGCGCGTATATCACTAGGGAAGATGGTTCCTTTCCCTTCTCGATTGGGTTTTCCGGAAGAATACGCTCAACTCGTACAGAGTATTGTAGAGAACCCAATGCTAAATGGAGAGACCATCCGGCTCGATGGTGCAATACGAATGCAGCCGAGATAAGCTCTTTATTTAAGAATATATTTGACAGCATGACTCTTAAATATTGGGGTCATGTTTTTTTATGTTGTGGAACTTATCGAAATTTGTATTTTTTTGTCGACTCGGGAGTTTATGAAGAAAACTCGTTGGATTATTACAACTTCTCGTTGGATTATTGCAAAAACCCGTTGAATTAAGTGTAAAACTCGTTGGATTATGACCACAATCTACAATTTTATTGAATAGAGTTAGAAAATTCAAAAAACATTGGTAAAATAAAAGCAGTGATATGGAGGTGGGTGACGTGGAACTTAGAGACATCATGACGGAAATTGATTTTTTAGTCACAGAAGAAATCACATTGTTGAAAGCAATTGAGCTGATGTATCAAAAAAAGTGGAACCTTCTTCCTGTGATGAATGAAAAAAGACAGCCAGTCGGTGTTTTTACAAGAAGCTGTCTGTTCCGGATGTTAACAGATGGATGTGATTTATCGACAGCCATAGGCACATACATAAAGCGTCATGTTGAAACGATTGAGATTCATACACCTGCTGATGAGATCGAGATTAGAGTAAAATCCAGTAAAGTCGGAACGGGAGTCGTCTTGAATGAAGATGGGACTGTAGCAGGCATTTTAACAAAAACCGATATGGTGATGTCACTGCTTGATTCAGTAAATTCCTTAAAAAATCAGCTGGAGACTATTTTGGAACATTCCAATTTAGGTGTTATGCTGACTGATCAAGATAGAAGAATCTTTTTCATGAATCCTAAATTACAGGATATGACTGGGATAAAAGAAGAGAATATTGTCAGGAAGAAAGCGGACACCGTTTTTACAGAGTTAAAAACGATATTTTCTGGAGAAGACGAAATCATTTCGTTTGCAGCTGGAGCTGTAAAAACCGTTGCAACCGTCTCCTCTTATCATTCCAGCGAACAAGGAAAAGGTTACATCGTTCTTTTTAGAGATACGTCCGAAATTGAAAAGATGGCATCAGAACTGCAAACGGTCAAAACGCTGAAAAAATCGCTGGAAACGGCACTTGAATTTGCCTATGACGGCATCATCATGACGGATGAACATGAACGTATCCAAATGGTGAGTCCTCCGTTTTTGGATCTATTCAACCTACAGGAAAAGGACTTGCTTGGGAAACCTGTCAATAAAATAGTGCCACACATACAATTAAACAGAGTGTACAAAACACACGCTGCAGAGATCAGCGAATTGATGGAGATGAAAGGCATTAAATATATCGTCCAGCGCATCCCGATCAAAGAAGGAGATAAGGTTATAGGTGCTTTAGGGAAAGTGATGTTCAGGCAGCTGAATGAAGTCAGTGAACTGTTTAAAAAGCTGCAGCGGGCCGAACATAAGGCGAACTATTATCACCAGCAATACAATCAATCAGAATCGGCCCGGTTTACATGGGATCATATTTGGAGCGCAGACCCGTATATGGAAAAGCTGAAAGGAAGTGCTGCAAAGGCAGCAAAGGGGCGTTCAACCGTGCTTATTCGGGGGGAAAGCGGGACTGGAAAAGAGCTTTTTGCTCATGCGATCCATAATAGCAGTGCCAGATGCAACGGTAAATTCGTGATTGTCAACTGTGCTGCCATACCAGAGGAGCTGCTCGAATCAGAGTTTTTTGGCTATGAGGAAGGGGCTTTTACAGGTGCGAGGCAAAAGGGCAAAATCGGAAAGTTTGATCTCGCAAATGGAGGAACGCTGTTTCTTGATGAAATTGGAGACATGTCTGTGGCACTTCAAGCTAAGCTTTTAAGGGTGCTGCAGGAGCGGGAGTTTTACAGGGTTGGAGGAACAAAAAAAATCCATGTGGACGTAAGAATCATTGCCGCTACGAACCGCCATTTAGAAGAGATGGTGAGTGACGGAACGTTCAGGGAGGATCTATATTACCGTTTAAATGTCATTTCACTGCAAGTTCCTCCACTAAGGAAAAGGCGTGAAAACATTCCTTTTTTAATAAAAAAACTGATGGAAGAACTGAACCAAATGCTTGGCACCTCCATAACTGGCTTAGAAGATGACGTGAAAGAAGCGCTATTTCATTATGAATGGCCGGGTAATGTACGCGAACTGAAAAATATATTGGAGCGGGCGATGACTTTTGCTGAAAACGGCAAAATACAACTCGAGGATTTGCCTGATTACTTGCTGAACACGCTGCCTGAAAAGAAACCCGATCGTTCGATTACGCTCGTTGAAAACGCTGAGCTGGAAACGATAAAAAAAGCACTGGAGCAGGTGAAGGGCAATAAATCAAAGGCTGCTCGTATGTTAGGAATAAGCAGATCCGGTCTATACGAAAAAATTAGAAAATATCAACTTCAATAGTGTGTAAAAGTGTCCATATTCGGGACACTTTTTTATTTGTCTGTCAAACAACTAAACAACCAATCATGTAAAAAGAGCCGGCAGTATTTATTTTTCGTTAAGGGCAAGTTGGCACAATTATTGCATAAAAAATAAGGAATGAATTTATGTGAGGGGGATGGAAAATGCATATCGGCGGTTTTTTAGCTCAGAACGCACGAAATTTTCCTGAGAGGTTTGCGGTTGAATGTGAAGGGCGGACATATACATATGGGGAACTGAATCGGTCCGTAAACAAGCTTGCACATGGATTAATAAGTCTCGGCGTTAAAAAAGGGGAGAAGATTGCCCTTTTTATGAAGAACTCCGACTATTTTATGATTTCTTTTTTTGCTGCCGCAAAAATCGGAGCAGTTGTGGTGCCCGTTAATTTCAGACTTGCTGCGAGTGAAATTCAGTATATTTTTAATCAGTCTGACACTCTCCTCGTAATATGTGACAGCGAATTTGAAGAGACCGTAATTAATGCAAAAGAAGGAACAGGCGTACAATCCATCATTGTAGCGGGAACTCCATCAATGGATGAGAGTCTGGCGTACGATCAAATCCTTTCGAACCATGAGGATGAACCGGCTGTAGATATTTCGGAAAGTGATGATCTGGAAATCCTATATACCTCAGGGACGACTGGAAGACCAAAGGGAGCGCTGTTTGATCATGACAGGATTTTCAAAGTCAGCCTCACCATGCTCGTGAATATGGAGTTAAAAAAGGATGAACGCTTCCTCCACTTAGCCCCATTATTTCATTCGGCACAGCTGAACCTGTTTATGATCGCAGGCGTCATCCTAGGCGGCAGTCATTTTATTCACCGGGACTTTCATCCATTGAAAGCACTAGAAGCCATTCAAGAACACAAGATTACCCATCTTTTCGCTGTGCCTGCCATGTATAATTTCATGCTGCAGGTTCCCAATGTGTCAGATTTTGATTTGTCGTCCATCAGGAGATGCGGATATGGTGCCGCTCCAATGCCGCCAGAACTTGTCCGTAAAAGTATTTCAGCATTTAAAACAAATCAGTTTTATAACCTTTGCGGGCTGACAGAAGCTGGTCCTGGTGGTATTTTACTCGATCCAAAAGGACATGAACAGCATCTTGGCAAGAGCGGTAAGGCGGGTTTCCTGACTGAGGCGCGTGTCGTTTATGAAAATGGGGAAGATATCGCACCCGGCACTGTTGGGGAATTTATCCTCCGCGGAGAAACAATTATGAAGGAATATTATAAAAAAACGGAAGAAACTAAAACAGCATTAAAAAATGGCTGGCTTTACACAGGTGATTTGGCAACTGTGGACGAGGAAGGGTATATCACACTTGTCGACCGAAAAAAAGACATGATTATCTCAGGCGGGGAGAATGTATATTCCGCAGAGGTAGAAGTTCTTCTTTATGAGCATCCAGCCATTCTCGATGCGGCGATCATCGGCTTGCCTGATGAAGTGTGGGGAGAAGCAGTCACTGCTGTCATTGTATTGAAGGAAGGTGCTCAGATTGACGAGCAGGAACTAAAAAGCTTTTGCCGTCAGCGGCTCGCAGGCTATAAAGTACCGAGACGTATTTTCATCGAACAGCAGCTTCCACGTAATGCATCAGGAAAAATACTAAAATATCAGCTGCGAGAAAAGATGAATGAACTCACAAAATCATAGAT
Protein-coding sequences here:
- a CDS encoding DUF2075 domain-containing protein; its protein translation is MIIYEATKTEFISDVTNELLVERLYESYQKKIGRTSKSEINSWENSLHRMSNVMQDKEIPDDTSVAIEFKIPNTSKRVDFLIAGHDGIQDHVVIVELKQWSKVEKVTSKDALVSTYLGGSERTVTHPSYQAWSYAALIQDFNQNVQDQHIVLNPCAYLHNYRKLENDPLMDPHYVEHLDKAPVFAKGEIQRLRDFIKKYVRYGDRNQLIYQIEHGKIRPSKSLQDSLASLLKGNQEFVLIDEQKVFYEDAYHLALESIKTSKKRVMVIEGGPGTGKSVMAVNLLVNLINQGLTALYVSKNSAPRNVYASKLKGTIKKTQIDNLFKGSGSFYESEKNEFDVLIIDEAHRLNEKSGLFSNLGENQIKEVINSSKFTIFFIDENQKVTLKDIGSIDLIKKFAKELDTELIQGKLVSQFRCDGSDAYIAWLDDVLQIRETANANDRGVDYDFRVFEDPNKMLKEIEELNKKNNKARMLAGYCWEWPKNGRTNSLHKDIEIPEHNFSISWNLSDSIWAIEQDSVSEAGCIHTSQGLEFDYVGVIIGPDLSLKDDQVITDYTKRAKTDQSLKGIKTMAKENPEKAHALAEQIIRNTYRTLMTRGQKGCFIFCTDPELNEYFRERLNKSVVYENLSPSQAVVAAEDRSKY
- a CDS encoding HXXEE domain-containing protein, giving the protein MFTLELYNALWLFVVIFMLHDFEEIIVVEKWSMRTESKIKDTNSWMIKQVWKFWNINSYSFAKRDVFIFLTISTITFIKNITLDSSWSSTLYLSFLIFVLVHNIAHILQTFLLKTYTPGLYTSILLVSPYTIYLLIRLLS
- a CDS encoding DJ-1/PfpI family protein, whose translation is MIKTQWNVGILLYEGVDVLDYAGPYEVFTLSVYEEKDVPQLLMKGFNKKEKPFIVKTFSQFGDLITSNNGLKVKPDYSFENVDDQFDIVIVPGGPLFSIKEVAKNKEILNWISDFHKSGKMVASVCSGAILLAESGLLSGKKATTHWFAVDYMKSKYEEIEIVKNTRFVDQGNILTSAGVSAGIDMSLYIVEKLMGEEVARITARTEDYPYWSETKRDKK
- a CDS encoding TetR/AcrR family transcriptional regulator; its protein translation is MSKGKETRKMILRKSAVIFNQQGFTGSSMSDIMNATGLEKGGIYRHFKNKDELALEAFEYAIGVLRDRYRAAIAGNKSAEDKLISVLSVYSNIDKEPPLEGGCPLLNTAIDTDDTHPLLHKRAQEAMNEWLRFLKSILKEGIVSGEFRPDLNIEDAAIFLSSAFEGNIMMGKLFNNSVYVQKYINQLKQYIELCIKK
- a CDS encoding MFS transporter: MHDTELSKRHWLLISTLTLLTFVLGTSEFVIVGILTDISSGLHITNAKAGTLVSAFAITFAIATPIVMSATSHFPKRKWMLFLIGAFIILNALCVISTSYTILLSLRMVTAIVTGVLISLAMIVASETMPPEKRGLAISFVFGGFTMANVVGVPIGTVIAEWYGWNATFMLTTVFGVIAFLASYFQLPHMKSQHRSSMRDQFSLLTHPRILMAFFIPSLGFGATYAVFTYLVPILKEMEAPSRSISLILFAYGFISIFSNILAGKIASHNAIGRLRFVFLVQAIVLFTLYWTTNHFIIGLVNIGLMSLMAILLTTSTQLYLIDLAGIYQPQAKGLAASLMPVASNVGIAFGSALGGMVYHQGNLMNVTWVGGLVAICASLLTFLSHRLDKKQLKTA
- a CDS encoding radical SAM/SPASM domain-containing protein, which translates into the protein MKKFKKFYLEITSICNLACHFCPPTERQKQFISLEDFSKRLDQIKPHTDFIYLHVKGEPLLHPKIDQLLDLSHEKGFKVNITTNGTLINKNRHKLLNKPALRQMNFSLHSFDGHVGTSSTDKEGYVRSVLSFIKEATSQSELIVSLRLWNLTPDNATNLEKQRNRELLEIIENEFSLDYKIEEKITPGSGIKLADRIFINQDYEFKWPALHEEEDDGKGFCYGLRNQAGILANGTVIPCCLDGEGVINLGNINDAHFADIIEGDRANNLVDGFSRREAVEELCRKCGYRKRFGK
- a CDS encoding 3-hydroxyacyl-CoA dehydrogenase — protein: MNIQECKAIVTGGASGLGEATIRRIIENGGQAVIFDLSEERGKSLANELGSAVSFVKTDVTNEESVKKSIDAAINQMGSINAAVNCAGIGIAEKVLGKKGMHSLDLFSKVISVNLIGTFNVCRLAAESMMQNSENANGERGVIVNTASVAAFEGQIGQAAYSASKGGVVGLTLPLAREFARFGVRVMTIAPGLFHTPMFEMLPEEARISLGKMVPFPSRLGFPEEYAQLVQSIVENPMLNGETIRLDGAIRMQPR
- a CDS encoding sigma 54-interacting transcriptional regulator, producing the protein MELRDIMTEIDFLVTEEITLLKAIELMYQKKWNLLPVMNEKRQPVGVFTRSCLFRMLTDGCDLSTAIGTYIKRHVETIEIHTPADEIEIRVKSSKVGTGVVLNEDGTVAGILTKTDMVMSLLDSVNSLKNQLETILEHSNLGVMLTDQDRRIFFMNPKLQDMTGIKEENIVRKKADTVFTELKTIFSGEDEIISFAAGAVKTVATVSSYHSSEQGKGYIVLFRDTSEIEKMASELQTVKTLKKSLETALEFAYDGIIMTDEHERIQMVSPPFLDLFNLQEKDLLGKPVNKIVPHIQLNRVYKTHAAEISELMEMKGIKYIVQRIPIKEGDKVIGALGKVMFRQLNEVSELFKKLQRAEHKANYYHQQYNQSESARFTWDHIWSADPYMEKLKGSAAKAAKGRSTVLIRGESGTGKELFAHAIHNSSARCNGKFVIVNCAAIPEELLESEFFGYEEGAFTGARQKGKIGKFDLANGGTLFLDEIGDMSVALQAKLLRVLQEREFYRVGGTKKIHVDVRIIAATNRHLEEMVSDGTFREDLYYRLNVISLQVPPLRKRRENIPFLIKKLMEELNQMLGTSITGLEDDVKEALFHYEWPGNVRELKNILERAMTFAENGKIQLEDLPDYLLNTLPEKKPDRSITLVENAELETIKKALEQVKGNKSKAARMLGISRSGLYEKIRKYQLQ
- a CDS encoding long-chain-fatty-acid--CoA ligase, whose amino-acid sequence is MHIGGFLAQNARNFPERFAVECEGRTYTYGELNRSVNKLAHGLISLGVKKGEKIALFMKNSDYFMISFFAAAKIGAVVVPVNFRLAASEIQYIFNQSDTLLVICDSEFEETVINAKEGTGVQSIIVAGTPSMDESLAYDQILSNHEDEPAVDISESDDLEILYTSGTTGRPKGALFDHDRIFKVSLTMLVNMELKKDERFLHLAPLFHSAQLNLFMIAGVILGGSHFIHRDFHPLKALEAIQEHKITHLFAVPAMYNFMLQVPNVSDFDLSSIRRCGYGAAPMPPELVRKSISAFKTNQFYNLCGLTEAGPGGILLDPKGHEQHLGKSGKAGFLTEARVVYENGEDIAPGTVGEFILRGETIMKEYYKKTEETKTALKNGWLYTGDLATVDEEGYITLVDRKKDMIISGGENVYSAEVEVLLYEHPAILDAAIIGLPDEVWGEAVTAVIVLKEGAQIDEQELKSFCRQRLAGYKVPRRIFIEQQLPRNASGKILKYQLREKMNELTKS